The following proteins come from a genomic window of Chryseobacterium glaciei:
- a CDS encoding class I SAM-dependent methyltransferase, which yields MGNKILNKEIQNYINANLTTDLHSLLLKKSPFPETSMQEIVQQIKGKQVAQRKFPFLLKEGIIFPPQLNLEQSSSEKTALYKSEILKGKKFIDLTSGFGIDAYYLSQNFDDITLVEQNSELLEIVEHNWSVLEKRAKFINQKLEDFLTENQETFDVIYLDPARRDNNKNKVFLLEDLSPNILEIQKKLLSISNEVVIKLSPLIDLKYLVSVLPNIFRIEIIALKNDVKEVVVFLSNENSGKIICNCVNLESGESDFEYQFGDEENAHSEYSEPEKYIYIPNNSILKAGIFNLISEKFKLKKLHPNSHFYTSDEKINDFPGRVLEVKVIDSKGIKKKEQFNIISKNYPLKPEELKKKYGLKDGGESYLIFTQSKKGKIILKSI from the coding sequence GTGGGAAATAAAATACTAAACAAAGAAATCCAAAACTACATCAATGCAAATCTAACCACAGACTTGCATTCATTACTATTAAAAAAATCCCCATTTCCTGAAACTTCTATGCAGGAAATTGTTCAACAGATCAAAGGAAAACAAGTCGCACAGAGAAAATTCCCTTTTTTATTAAAAGAAGGAATTATCTTCCCTCCACAACTTAATTTAGAGCAATCATCCTCAGAAAAAACAGCTTTATATAAATCTGAAATTTTAAAAGGAAAGAAATTCATAGACTTAACCAGCGGCTTCGGGATCGATGCTTATTATCTATCTCAAAACTTTGATGATATCACGCTTGTTGAACAAAATTCAGAGCTTTTAGAAATTGTAGAACACAATTGGAGTGTTTTAGAAAAGAGAGCGAAATTTATCAATCAAAAATTAGAAGATTTCCTTACTGAAAATCAAGAAACTTTTGATGTCATTTATTTAGATCCAGCGAGAAGAGATAACAATAAAAACAAAGTCTTTTTGTTGGAAGATCTTTCACCAAATATTCTTGAAATTCAGAAAAAATTATTGTCAATTTCAAATGAAGTGGTGATAAAACTATCTCCATTGATCGATTTGAAATATTTAGTTTCCGTATTACCGAATATTTTCAGAATTGAAATTATTGCTCTCAAAAATGATGTAAAAGAAGTTGTCGTTTTCTTATCAAATGAAAATTCAGGGAAGATTATTTGTAATTGCGTAAACTTAGAAAGCGGAGAATCCGACTTCGAATATCAGTTTGGAGACGAAGAAAATGCCCATTCTGAATATTCTGAGCCCGAAAAATACATTTATATTCCAAATAATTCAATTTTAAAGGCAGGAATTTTTAATTTGATCTCAGAAAAATTTAAGCTAAAAAAGCTTCATCCAAATAGTCATTTCTATACTTCTGATGAAAAAATAAATGATTTTCCGGGAAGAGTTTTAGAAGTAAAAGTGATTGACAGTAAGGGTATTAAGAAGAAAGAGCAATTTAATATCATCTCAAAAAACTATCCGCTAAAACCCGAAGAACTCAAAAAGAAATACGGACTAAAAGACGGTGGTGAGAGCTACCTTATTTTTACACAATCCAAAAAAGGAAAAATTATTTTAAAATCAATATAA